Part of the Candidatus Cloacimonadota bacterium genome, AGTTCGAGATCTCTAACTGTCAATATCTTGGTGATATAACGGCTGGAACTGTCCAGTGCTTTCAAGGGAAGGATTGCCACCGAGGTGGTAATTTCCGCTTTTTCAACCTTTTCGTAGACTACCTTGTTGCCAACACAAGCGAAAAGCGTGAGCATGGCAACCAAGCCGATTACTATCCATTTTCTCATTATTCCTCCCGGAAATCGTTTTTATCTTTATAATCGCAAATCATTTTTGCTTACCTTATCTGTCAAGAAAAAGCTGCAAAAACCGTCTATCACAACAATCTCAAGCTTCCGTGACTGATTTCTTTCAGCTCTCCCCCGTTTTGGCGTAAAAGCAGATAACCTTCCTCGGTAAGTCCTGCAATCACACCGCTGTAGCTCTGTTTTCCCATTTTAACCCTTGCCTCTTTGCCAAGCCCGTAAAACACTTCGGCGCATTTGCTTAGATAGCGTTTGGGTTCATCCAGCAGGAAGGCGTTTTTTTCCACCCTGCGCACGATGAGGCGGGATAGATATTCATTTGAAACCGACATCCCCAAATGTTGGCAAAGCGATGCGGCGTTGTGGGTATTGATTATTTCATCCACAATCACATTTGTATTCATCCCCACGCCGATGATATATTTTGCATGATTGGCTTGATATAAGCAGAGAATACCAGCCAATTTTTTACCATCCAAATAGAGGTCGTTGGGCCATTTCACCCGCAAATCTTGCA contains:
- a CDS encoding biotin--[acetyl-CoA-carboxylase] ligase, coding for MKTRVYHHNLDSTKLEYERLAGLGQGGDRWLIQAGSQNAGMGRDGNSWYSPPGGLWLSFDLIHPSGVASFPLYVGFCLWQLLSELFKLQDLRVKWPNDLYLDGKKLAGILCLYQANHAKYIIGVGMNTNVIVDEIINTHNAASLCQHLGMSVSNEYLSRLIVRRVEKNAFLLDEPKRYLSKCAEVFYGLGKEARVKMGKQSYSGVIAGLTEEGYLLLRQNGGELKEISHGSLRLL